From the genome of Impatiens glandulifera chromosome 9, dImpGla2.1, whole genome shotgun sequence, one region includes:
- the LOC124916008 gene encoding uncharacterized protein LOC124916008, which produces MVAVVVTAQPPGILIPSNSHCDVGKFKICKNLVHVCPKFCGPSGGCTTECQSCKPICNDGSFPPPESDNSPPITHSPPPPSSTPTPTTTHSPSPPSSTPTPSTHSPPKGSGKKKSKCKNKNSECYNVEYVCPEACPGGCQVDCKSCKPVCNCDKPGAVCQDPRFIGADGITFYFHGKKDREFCLVSDTNLHINGHFIGKRDPTMTRDFTWVESIGILFNNHKMFLGAKKTAAWDDLNDRLAITFDGEPIFLQDREGASWQPEYSSQAVSITRIASSANSVVVEVEGNFRITVKVVPITEEDSRVHNYGITKDDCFAHLDLSFKFLSLSGDVDGVLGRTYASDYVSKVNMSKAMPVVGGEKEFITSSLFAADCSASRFVGEQKKVSSGLGMEFPSLSCGGDHIEGGAGVVCKR; this is translated from the exons ATGGTGGCTGTAGTTGTCACAGCCCAGCCACCCGGGATACTAATTCCTAGCAATTCTCATTGTGACGTTGGAAAGTTCAAGATTTGTAAGAACTTGGTTCATGTTTGTCCCAAGTTTTGCGGTCCTAGCGGAGGTTGCACAACCGAATGCCAATCTTGCAAACCCATTTGCAATGACGGCTCCTTTCCGCCACCCGAGTCCGACAACTCACCTCCGATCACCCATAGCCCTCCTCCGCCATCTTCTACACCTACTCCGACCACCACCCATAGCCCTTCTCCGCCATCGTCTACACCCACTCCGTCCACCCATAGCCCTCCTAAAGGTTCCGGAAAGAAGAAATCAAAGTGCAAGAACAAAAATTCAGAGTGTTACAATGTAGAGTATGTCTGCCCTGAAGCTTGTCCAGGTGGATGTCAAGTGGATTGCAAATCTTGCAAACCTGTTTGCA ATTGTGACAAGCCAGGAGCAGTATGCCAGGATCCTCGTTTCATCGGAGCCGACGGCATCACTTTCTACTTCCACGGCAAGAAAGACAGAGAATTCTGCCTAGTCTCCGACACAAACCTCCACATTAACGGTCACTTCATCGGAAAACGAGACCCAACCATGACCCGAGATTTCACCTGGGTTGAATCCATCGGTATCCTCTTCAACAACCACAAGATGTTCCTGGGCGCCAAAAAGACAGCTGCATGGGACGATCTGAACGACCGTCTGGCAATCACCTTTGACGGAGAACCAATATTCCTTCAGGATAGAGAAGGCGCGAGTTGGCAACCGGAATATTCGTCTCAGGCTGTCTCCATCACGAGAATCGCGTCGTCGGCTAATAGCGTCGTGGTTGAGGTAGAAGGAAATTTTAGAATCACGGTGAAGGTGGTGCCCATAACAGAAGAAGATTCTAGGGTTCATAATTACGGTATAACAAAAGACGATTGCTTCGCTCATCTTGATTTGAGCTTCAAATTCTTGTCTTTGAGTGGAGACGTTGACGGCGTATTGGGTCGGACTTACGCGAGTGATTATGTTAGCAAAGTGAATATGAGCAAAGCCATGCCGGTGGTGGGAGGTGAGAAAGAGTTTATAACGTCAAGCCTCTTTGCCGCCGATTGCTCTGCGTCTCGCTTCGTCGGCGAGCAGAAGAAAGTGTCCAGCGGATTGGGTATGGAATTTCCTAGCTTGTCCTGCGGCGGTGATCACATTGAAGGTGGTGCAGGGGTTGTCTGCAAGAGGTGA
- the LOC124916530 gene encoding FCS-Like Zinc finger 13-like, which yields MKMKKNYAMAGVGLGIVAALDNSGEIPATKKGLFLQNIWRSDPIPVKKIDSNSSSDEFMTYVTRREGPNKKVLIYCDGIEEKNGRLEKSVKKSSIFDISPARYSPTKYTPSSDFLISCDLCKKKLDGKDIYIYRGEKGFCSSECRYSQILMEEKKKKEKHYSSSSLSLSSGFSNGGQIILSPEILAS from the exons atgaagatgaagaagaactaTGCTATGGCTGGTGTCGGATTAGGAATTGTGGCGGCGCTGGATAATTCCGGCGAGATTCCGGCGACAAAAAAGGGTCTGTTTTTGCAAAACATATGGAGATCTGACCCAATTCCAGTTAAGAAAATTGATTCTAATTCTTCATCGGATGAGTTTATGACTTACGTTACTCGTCGTGAAGGGCCAAACAAGAAAGTATTAATTTACTGTGATGGGATTGAAGAGAAGAATGGAAGACTTGAGAAATCAGTAAAGAAATCAAGCATATTTGATATATCTCCGGCGAGATATTCTCCGACGAAGTATACACCGTCGTCTGATTTCTTAATTTCGTGTGATCTTTGTAAGAAGAAACTTGATGGAAAAGATATTTACATTTACAG GGGAGAGAAAGGGTTTTGTAGTTCAGAGTGTAGATACAGTCAGATTCtgatggaggagaagaagaagaaagaaaaacattattcatcatcatcattgtctttatcaTCTGGGTTCTCTAATGGAGGTCAAATCATTTTATCTCCAGAAATTTTGGCTTCTTAA